The Neofelis nebulosa isolate mNeoNeb1 chromosome 16, mNeoNeb1.pri, whole genome shotgun sequence genome includes a window with the following:
- the PNMT gene encoding phenylethanolamine N-methyltransferase isoform X2 codes for MGWGKCNAGPRAVPGAAAAPAAEGRAGTWAAHKGAAKREDRAGGGGSMSAADPNPAAGAVPDSDPDPGRAAVASAYQRFEPRAYLRNNYAPPRGDLSSPDGVGPWKLSCLAQTFATGPTIYQLLSACTHFEDITMTDFLEVNRRELGLWLREEPGAFDWSMYSQHVCLIEGKGEPWQEKERQLRARVKRVLHIDVHQPQPLGAGSLAPLPADALVSAFCLEAVSPDLASFQRALDHITTLLRPGGHLLLIGALEESWYLAGEARLVVVPMCKEKVVEALVRSGYEVRDLRTYVMPACLQTGVDDVKGIFFAWAQKKVGV; via the exons atggggtgggggaaatgcAACGCGGGGCCCCGGGCGGTTCCTGGCGCAGCCGCCGCCCCCGCAGCGGAGGGTCGGGCCGGGACTTGGGCGGCACATAAAGGGGCCGCGAAGCGCGAGGaccgggcgggcggcggcggcagcatGAGCGCAGCAGACCCGAATCCCGCTGCGGGCGCAGTCCCCGACTCGGACCCGGATCCGGGCCGGGCGGCGGTCGCCTCCGCCTACCAGCGCTTCGAGCCCCGCGCCTACCTCCGCAACAACTACGCGCCCCCTCGGGGCGACCTGAGCAGCCCGGACGGCGTCGGGCCTTGGAAACTGAGCTGCTTGGCACAGACCTTCGCCACCG GCCCCACCATATACCAGCTGCTCAGCGCCTGCACCCACTTTGAGGACATCACCATGACAGATTTTCTGGAGGTGAACCGCCGGGAGCTGGGGCTCTGGCTTCGGGAGGAGCCCGGGGCCTTCGACTGGAGCATGTACAGCCAGCACGTCTGCCTCATTGAGGGCAAGGG CGAGCCCTGGCAGGAAAAGGAGCGCCAGCTGCGAGCCAGGGTGAAGCGGGTCTTGCACATCGATGTgcaccagccccagcccctgggtgCTGGGAGCCTGGCGCCCCTGCCTGCCGATGCCCTGGTCTCTGCCTTCTGCCTGGAGGCTGTAAGCCCAGACCTTGCCAGCTTCCAGAGGGCCCTGGATCACATCACCACTCTGCTGAGGCCTGGGGGGCACCTCCTCCTCATTGGGGCCCTAGAGGAGTCATGGTACCTGGCTGGGGAGGCCCGGCTGGTGGTGGTACCCATGTGTAAGGAGAAGGTGGTGGAGGCCTTGGTTCGTAGCGGCTATGAGGTGCGGGACCTGCGCACTTACGTCATGCCTGCCTGCCTTCAGACAGGTGTAGACGATGTCAAGGGCATCTTCTTCGCCTGGGCCCAGAAGAAGGTGGGGGTGTGA
- the PNMT gene encoding phenylethanolamine N-methyltransferase isoform X1, whose protein sequence is MGWGKCNAGPRAVPGAAAAPAAEGRAGTWAAHKGAAKREDRAGGGGSMSAADPNPAAGAVPDSDPDPGRAAVASAYQRFEPRAYLRNNYAPPRGDLSSPDGVGPWKLSCLAQTFATGEVSGHTLIDIGSGPTIYQLLSACTHFEDITMTDFLEVNRRELGLWLREEPGAFDWSMYSQHVCLIEGKGEPWQEKERQLRARVKRVLHIDVHQPQPLGAGSLAPLPADALVSAFCLEAVSPDLASFQRALDHITTLLRPGGHLLLIGALEESWYLAGEARLVVVPMCKEKVVEALVRSGYEVRDLRTYVMPACLQTGVDDVKGIFFAWAQKKVGV, encoded by the exons atggggtgggggaaatgcAACGCGGGGCCCCGGGCGGTTCCTGGCGCAGCCGCCGCCCCCGCAGCGGAGGGTCGGGCCGGGACTTGGGCGGCACATAAAGGGGCCGCGAAGCGCGAGGaccgggcgggcggcggcggcagcatGAGCGCAGCAGACCCGAATCCCGCTGCGGGCGCAGTCCCCGACTCGGACCCGGATCCGGGCCGGGCGGCGGTCGCCTCCGCCTACCAGCGCTTCGAGCCCCGCGCCTACCTCCGCAACAACTACGCGCCCCCTCGGGGCGACCTGAGCAGCCCGGACGGCGTCGGGCCTTGGAAACTGAGCTGCTTGGCACAGACCTTCGCCACCG GTGAGGTGTCTGGACACACCCTCATCGACATTGGTTCAGGCCCCACCATATACCAGCTGCTCAGCGCCTGCACCCACTTTGAGGACATCACCATGACAGATTTTCTGGAGGTGAACCGCCGGGAGCTGGGGCTCTGGCTTCGGGAGGAGCCCGGGGCCTTCGACTGGAGCATGTACAGCCAGCACGTCTGCCTCATTGAGGGCAAGGG CGAGCCCTGGCAGGAAAAGGAGCGCCAGCTGCGAGCCAGGGTGAAGCGGGTCTTGCACATCGATGTgcaccagccccagcccctgggtgCTGGGAGCCTGGCGCCCCTGCCTGCCGATGCCCTGGTCTCTGCCTTCTGCCTGGAGGCTGTAAGCCCAGACCTTGCCAGCTTCCAGAGGGCCCTGGATCACATCACCACTCTGCTGAGGCCTGGGGGGCACCTCCTCCTCATTGGGGCCCTAGAGGAGTCATGGTACCTGGCTGGGGAGGCCCGGCTGGTGGTGGTACCCATGTGTAAGGAGAAGGTGGTGGAGGCCTTGGTTCGTAGCGGCTATGAGGTGCGGGACCTGCGCACTTACGTCATGCCTGCCTGCCTTCAGACAGGTGTAGACGATGTCAAGGGCATCTTCTTCGCCTGGGCCCAGAAGAAGGTGGGGGTGTGA